The Homo sapiens chromosome 5, GRCh38.p14 Primary Assembly genome includes a window with the following:
- the PCDHGA7 gene encoding protocadherin gamma-A7 isoform 2 precursor (isoform 2 precursor is encoded by transcript variant 2), giving the protein MAAQPRGGDYRGFFLLSILLGTPWEAWAGRILYSVSEETDKGSFVGDIAKDLGLEPRELAERGVRIISRGRTQLFALNQRSGSLVTAGRIDREEICAQSARCLVNFNILMEDKMNLYPIDVEIIDINDNVPRFLTEEINVKIMENTAPGVRFPLSEAGDPDVGTNSLQSYQLSPNRHFSLAVQSGDDETKYPELVLERVLDREEERVHHLVLTASDGGDPPRSSTAHIQVTVVDVNDHTPVFSLPQYQVTVPENVPVGTRLLTVHAIDLDEGVNGEVTYSFRKITPKLPKMFHLNSLTGEISTLEGLDYEETAFYEMEVQAQDGPGSLTKAKVLITVLDVNDNAPEVTMTSLSSSIPEDTPLGTVIALFYLQDRDSGKNGEVTCTIPENLPFKLEKSIDNYYRLVTTKNLDRETLSLYNITLKATDGGTPPLSRETHIFMQVADTNDNPPTFPHSSYSVYIAENNPRGASIFLVTAQDHDSEDNAQITYSLAEDTIQGAPVSSYVSINSDTGVLYALQSFDYEQLRELQLRVTAHDSGDPPLSSNMSLSLFVLDQNDNPPEILYPALPTDGSTGMELAPRSAEPGYLVTKVVAVDKDSGQNAWLSYLLLKASEPGLFAVGLYTGEVRTARALLDRDALKQSLVVAVQDHGQPPLSATVTLTVAVADSIPEVLADLGSLEPSDGPYNYDLTLYLVVAVATVSCVFLAFVLVLLALRLRRWHKSRLLQASEGGLANVPTSHFVGMDGVQAFLQTYSHEVSLTADSRKSHLIFPQPNYVDMLISQESCEKNDSLLTSVDFQECKENLPSIQVSPALPLFP; this is encoded by the coding sequence ATGGCGGCTCAGCCGAGGGGCGGGGACTACAGAGGATTCTTCCTGCTCTCCATCCTCCTGGGGACCCCCTGGGAAGCCTGGGCAGGACGTATTCTCTACTCCGTGTCGGAGGAGACGGACAAAGGGTCCTTTGTGGGAGACATCGCCAAGGACCTGGGGCTGGAGCCCCGGGAGCTGGCGGAGCGCGGAGTCCGCATCATCTCCAGAGGTAGGACGCAGCTTTTCGCCCTGAACCAGCGCAGCGGCAGCTTGGTCACTGCGGGCAGGATAGACCGGGAAGAGATCTGCGCTCAGAGTGCGCGGTGTCTGGTAAACTTTAACATCCTGATGGAAGATAAAATGAATCTTTACCCTATAGACGTGGAAATAATAGATATTAATGACAACGTTCCAAGATTCTTGACggaagaaataaatgtaaaaataatggaGAATACAGCTCCTGGGGTTCGGTTTCCGTTAAGCGAGGCTGGGGATCCAGATGTGGGCACGAACTCCCTCCAGAGTTACCAGCTCAGCCCCAATCGCCACTTCTCCCTGGCTGTGCAAAGTGGAGACGATGAAACTAAGTACCCGGAACTGGTGCTGGAGCGGGTGCTGGACCGGGAGGAAGAGCGGGTTCACCACCTGGTCCTCACAGCCTCTGATGGCGGCGACCCGCCCCGATCCAGCACCGCCCACATCCAGGTGACAGTGGTGGATGTGAATGACCACACGCCtgtcttctctctgcctcagtacCAAGTAACTGTCCCCGAGAATGTGCCAGTGGGTACAAGACTGCTCACGGTACATGCTATCGACCTGGACGAGGGAGTCAATGGGGAAGTGACATATTCTTTTCGGAAAATAACTCCTAAACTTCCAAAGATGTTTCATCTGAACTCGCTTACAGGAGAAATATCAACTTTAGAAGGATTAGATTATGAAGAAACTGCCTTCTATGAAATGGAGGTTCAGGCTCAAGATGGTCCTGGTAGTCTGACAAAGGCAAAAGTACTGATCACAGTTTTAGATGTAAATGATAATGCTCCAGAAGTGACTATGACGTCTTTAAGTAGCTCAATCCCTGAAGACACACCTCTTGGGACAGTCATTGCTCTTTTCTACCTACAAGACAGAGATTCTGGAAAGAATGGTGAGGTGACCTGCACCATTCCAGAAAACCTaccttttaaattagaaaaatcaatagaTAATTATTATAGATTGGTCACAACCAAAAACTTGGACcgggaaacactctctttgtataACATCACACTGAAAGCCACAGATGGTGGAACTCCTCCCTTGTCCAGGGAAACTCACATATTCATGCAGGTGGCAGACACCAACGATAACCCACCCACCTTCCCCCACTCATCCTACTCAGTCTACATCGCTGAGAACAACCCCAGAGGGGCCTCCATTTTCTTAGTGACTGCACAGGACCACGACAGTGAGGATAATGCCCAGATCACTTATTCCTTGGCCGAAGACACCATCCAGGGGGCTCCAGTGTCCTCCTATGTCTCCATAAACTCTGACACTGGAGTCCTGTACGCGCTGCAATCCTTTGATTATGAGCAGTTGAGAGAACTACAACTAAGAGTGACTGCACATGACAGCGGGGACCCGCCTCTCAGCAGCAACATGTCACTGAGCCTGTTCGTGCTGGACCAGAATGACAACCCGCCCGAGATCCTGTACCCGGCCCTCCCCACAGATGGTTCTACTGGCATGGAGCTGGCACCCCGCTCCGCAGAGCCCGGCTACCTGGTGACCAAGGTGGTGGCGGTGGACAAAGATTCAGGCCAGAACGCCTGGCTGTCATACCTCCTGCTTAAGGCCAGCGAGCCAGGACTCTTTGCGGTTGGGCTGTACACGGGCGAGGTGCGCACGGCTCGGGCCCTGCTGGACAGAGATGCCCTCAAGCAGAGCCTCGTGGTGGCCGTCCAGGACCACGGTCAGCCTCCTCTGTCAGCCACCGTCACACTCACCGTGGCTGTGGCTGACAGCATCCCCGAAGTCTTGGCCGACCTGGGCAGCCTTGAGCCCTCCGACGGTCCTTACAACTATGACCTCACGTTGTACCTGGTGGTGGCGGTGGCCACAGTCTCCTGCGTCTTCCTAGCCTTCGTCCTCGTACTGCTGGCGCTCAGGCTGCGGCGCTGGCACAAGTCACGCCTGCtgcaggcttcagaaggtggctTGGCGAACGTGCCCACCTCGCACTTTGTGGGCATGGACGGGGTGCAGGCTTTCCTGCAGACCTATTCCCATGAGGTCTCCCTCACCGCGGACTCTCGGAAGAGTCACCTGATCTTCCCCCAGCCCAACTATGTAGACATGCTCATCAGCCAGGAGAGCTGTGAGAAAAATGATTCTTTGCTAACATCCGTAGATTTTCAGGAATGTAAAGAAAACCTGCCAAGTATTCAGGTGAGCCCAGcccttcctttatttccatga
- the PCDHGB4 gene encoding protocadherin gamma-B4 isoform 2 precursor (isoform 2 precursor is encoded by transcript variant 2), with the protein MGSGAGELGRAERLPVLFLFLLSLFCPALCEQIRYRIPEEMPKGSVVGNLATDLGFSVQELPTRKLRVSSEKPYFTVSAESGELLVSSRLDREEICGKKPACALEFEAVAENPLNFYHVNVEIEDINDHTPKFTQNSFELQISESAQPGTRFILGSAHDADIGSNTLQNYQLSPSDHFSLINKEKSDGSKYPEMVLKTPLDREKQKSYHLTLTALDFGAPPLSSTAQIHVLVTDANDNAPVFSQDVYRVSLSENVYPGTTVLQVTATDQDEGVNAEITFSFSEASQITQFDLNSNTGEITVLNTLDFEEVKEYSIVLEARDGGGMIAQCTVEVEVIDENDNAPEVIFQSLPNLIMEDAELGTHIALLKVRDKDSRHNGEVTCKLEGDVPFKILTSSRNTYKLVTDAVLDREQNPEYNITVTATDRGKPPLSSSSSITLHIGDVNDNAPVFSQSSYIVHVAENNPPGASISQVRASDPDLGPNGQVSYCIMASDLEQRELSSYVSISAESGVVFAQRAFDHEQLRAFELTLQARDQGSPALSANVSLRVLVDDRNDNAPRVLYPALGPDGSALFDMVPHAAEPGYLVTKVVAVDADSGHNAWLSYHVLQASEPGLFSLGLRTGEVRTARALGDRDAVRQRLLVAVRDGGQPPLSATATLHLVFADSLQEVLPDITDRPDPSDLQAELQFYLVVALALISVLFLVAMILAIALRLRRSSSPASWSCFQPGLCVKSESVVPPNYSEGTLPYSYNLCVAHTGKTEFNFLKCSEQLSSGQDILCGDSSGALFPLCNSSELTSHQVSFL; encoded by the coding sequence ATGGGGAGCGGCGCCGGGGAGCTGGGCCGGGCTGAGAGGCTGCCAgtgctctttctcttcctgctgtCTTTGTTCTGCCCGGCGCTCTGTGAGCAGATCCGCTACAGGATTCCCGAGGAAATGCCCAAGGGCTCCGTAGTGGGGAACCTCGCCACGGACCTGGGGTTCAGCGTCCAGGAGTTACCGACTCGAAAACTGCGCGTCAGTTCGGAGAAGCCTTACTTCACCGTGAGCGCAGAGAGCGGGGAGTTGCTTGTGAGCAGCAGGCTAGACAGGGAGGAGATATGCGGGAAGAAGCCAGCTTGTGCTCTGGAATTTGAGGCTGTTGCTGAAAATCCACTGAACTTTTATCACGTGAATGTGGAGATCGAGGACATTAATGACCACACGCCAAAATTCACGCAAAATTCCTTTGAGCTGCAAATAAGTGAGTCTGCACAGCCTGGCACACGATTTATATTAGGATCTGCCCATGATGCGGATATTGGTAGCAACACACTGCAGAATTACCAACTCAGTCCCAGTGATCATTTCTCACTgataaataaagagaaatcagATGGCAGTAAATACCCTGAGATGGTATTGAAGACACCTTTggacagagaaaagcagaaatcCTACCACTTGACTTTGACTGCCTTGGACTTTGGAGCTCCACCCCTAAGCAGCACTGCACAGATACACGTTCTAGTGACTGATGCCAATGATAATGCTCCAGTGTTCAGTCAAGACGTATACAGGGTGAGCCTTTCAGAAAACGTGTACCCGGGGACCACGGTGCTACAGGTGACTGCCACGGACCAGGATGAGGGTGTCAATGCCGAGATTACTTTCTCTTTCAGTGAAGCTAGCCAGATCACCCAATTTGACCTGAACTCTAACACCGGGGAAATTACTGTTTTAAATACATTAGATTTTGAAGAAGTCAAAGAATATTCCATAGTTTTGGAAGCAAGGGACGGTGGAGGAATGATTGCGCAATGCACAGTGGAGGTAGAAGTCATAGATGAAAATGACAACGCCCCAGAAGTGATATTCCAGTCTCTACCCAACCTAATTATGGAGGACGCCGAGCTGGGAACACATATTGCTTTGCTCAAAGTCCGTGACAAGGATTCCAGACACAATGGAGAAGTGACTTGTAAATTGGAAGGTGATgttccatttaaaatattaacttctTCAAGAAACACGTATAAATTAGTGACAGATGCTGTTCTAGACCGCGAGCAGAATCCAGAGTACAATATAACCGTTACGGCAACAGATCGGGGCAagcctcccctctcctccagTTCCAGCATCACCCTGCACATTGGTGATGTAAATGACAACGCTCCGGTTTTCTCACAGTCTTCCTATATAGTCCACGTGGCCGAGAACAACCCGCCTGGAGCCTCTATTTCACAAGTCAGGGCTTCTGATCCGGACTTGGGGCCCAACGGCCAAGTCTCTTACTGCATCATGGCCAGTGACCTGGAGCAGCGGGAGCTGTCATCCTACGTGTCCATAAGCGCGGAGAGCGGGGTGGTGTTCGCGCAGCGCGCCTTCGACCACGAGCAGCTGCGCGCCTTCGAACTCACACTGCAGGCCCGCGACCAGGGCTCGCCAGCGCTCAGCGCGAACGTGAGCCTGCGCGTGTTAGTGGACGACCGCAACGACAATGCGCCACGGGTGCTGTACCCCGCGCTGGGTCCCGACGGCTCTGCGCTCTTCGATATGGTGCCGCACGCTGCAGAGCCTGGCTACTTGGTGACCAAGGTAGTGGCGGTGGACGCAGACTCAGGACACAACGCCTGGCTGTCCTACCACGTGCTGCAGGCTAGCGAGCCCGGGCTCTTCAGCCTGGGGCTGCGCACGGGCGAAGTGCGCACAGCGCGTGCCTTAGGCGACAGGGACGCCGTCCGCCAGCGCCTTCTGGTCGCCGTGCGTGACGGTGGACAGCCACCACTCTCGGCCACTGCCACGTTGCACCTGGTCTTCGCCGACAGCTTGCAGGAGGTGCTGCCGGATATCACTGACCGCCCCGACCCCTCTGACCTCCAGGCTGAGCTGCAGTTTTACCTAGTGGTGGCCTTGGCCTTGATCTCAGTGCTCTTCCTCGTGGCCATGATTCTGGCCATTGCCTTGCGCCTGCGACGCTCCTCCAGCCCCGCCTCCTGGAGCTGCTTCCAGCCTGGTCTCTGTGTTAAATCCGAATCCGTGGTTCCCCCCAACTACAGCGAGGGGACTTTGCCTTATTCCTACAATCTATGTGTTGCACATACAGGAAAGACGGAGTTTAATTTCCTAAAATGTAGTGAGCAGTTGAGTTCAGGACAAGACATACTTTGCGGTGATTCATCTGGGGCCTTATTTCCACTTTGTAATTCCAGTGAATTGACTTCCCATCAGGTGAGTTTCCTTTAA
- the PCDHGA8 gene encoding protocadherin gamma-A8 isoform 2 precursor (isoform 2 precursor is encoded by transcript variant 2) — translation MAAPQSRPRRGELILLCALLGTLWEIGRGQIRYSVPEETDKGSFVGNISKDLGLDPRKLAKHGVRIVSRGRTQLFALNPRSGSLITAGRIDREELCAQSPRCLININTLVEDKGKLFGVEIEIIDINDNNPKFQVEDLEVKINEIAVPGARYPLPEAVDPDVGVNSLQSYQLSPNHHFSLDVQTGDNGAINPELVLERALDREEEAAHHLVLTASDGGKPPRSSTVRIHVTVLDTNDNAPVFPHPIYRVKVLENMPPGTRLLTVTASDPDEGINGKVAYKFRKINEKQTPLFQLNENTGEISIAKSLDYEECSFYEMEIQAEDVGALLGRTKLLISVEDVNDNRPEVIITSLFSPVLENSLPGTVIAFLSVHDQDSGKNGQVVCYTRDNLPFKLEKSIGNYYRLVTRKYLDRENVSIYNITVMASDLGTPPLSTETQIALHVADINDNPPTFPHASYSAYILENNLRGASIFSLTAHDPDSQENAQVTYSVTEDTLQGAPLSSYISINSDTGVLYALQSFDYEQIRDLQLLVTASDSGDPPLSSNMSLSLFVLDQNDNAPEILYPALPTDGSTGVELAPRSAERGYLVTKVVAVDRDSGQNAWLSYRLLKASEPGLFSVGLHTGEVRTARALLDRDALKQSLVVAVQDHGQPPLSATVTLTVAVADSIPEVLTELGSLKPSVDPNDSSLTLYLVVAVAAISCVFLAFVAVLLGLRLRRWHKSRLLQDSGGRLVGVPASHFVGVEEVQAFLQTYSQEVSLTADSRKSHLIFPQPNYADMLISQEGCEKNDSLLTSVDFHEYKNEADHGQVSLVLCLLLISR, via the coding sequence ATGGCCGCTCCACAGAGTCGCCCCAGACGCGGCGAGCTGATCCTGCTGTGCGCGCTGCTGGGAACGCTGTGGGAAATCGGGAGGGGACAGATTCGCTACTCTGTGCCAGAAGAGACGGACAAAGGCTCCTTCGTGGGTAATATCTCCAAGGACCTGGGGCTGGACCCCCGGAAGCTGGCGAAGCACGGAGTCCGTATCGTCTCCAGAGGTAGGACGCAGCTCTTTGCTCTGAACCCGCGCAGCGGCAGCTTGATCACCGCGGGCAGGATAGATCGGGAGGAGCTCTGCGCTCAGAGCCCGCGGTGTCTGATAAATATTAACACCCTGGTTGAGGATAAAGGAAAACTCTTTGgggtagaaatagaaataattgatATTAACGATAATAACCCAAAATTCCAGGTCGAAGATCTAGAAGTAAAAATTAACGAAATCGCGGTTCCTGGAGCACGTTATCCACTCCCAGAAGCTGTTGACCCGGATGTGGGCGTGAACTCCCTCCAGAGCTACCAGCTCAGCCCCAATCACCACTTCTCCCTGGACGTGCAGACTGGAGACAATGGAGCCATAAACCCAGAGCTGGTGCTGGAGCGCGCCCTGGacagggaggaagaggctgcTCACCACCTGGTCCTCACGGCCTCGGATGGCGGCAAGCCGCCTCGCTCTAGCACAGTGCGCATCCACGTGACAGTGTTGGATACAAATGACAATGCCCCGGTTTTTCCTCACCCGATTTACCGAGTGAAAGTCCTTGAGAACATGCCCCCAGGCACGCGGCTGCTTACTGTAACAGCCAGCGACCCGGATGAGGGAATCAACGGAAAAGTGGCATACAAATTCcggaaaattaatgaaaaacaaactcCGTTATTCCAGCTTAATGAAAATACTGGGGAAATATCAATAGCAAAAAGTCTAGATTATGAAGAATGTTCATTTTATGAAATGGAAATACAAGCCGAAGATGTGGGGGCACTTCTGGGGAGGACCAAATTGCTCATTTCGGTGGAAGATGTAAATGACAATAGACCAGAAGTGATCATTACGTCTTTGTTTAGCCCAGTGTTAGAAAATTCTCTTCCCGGGACAGTAATTGCCTTCTTGAGTGTGCATGACCAAGACTCTGGAAAGAATGGTCAAGTTGTCTGTTACACACGTGataatttaccttttaaattagaaaagtcAATAGGTAATTATTATAGATTAGTGACAAGGAAATATTTGGACCGAGAAAATGTCTCTATCTACAATATCACAGTGATGGCCTCAGATCTAGGAACACCACCTCTGTCCACTGAAACTCAAATCGCTCTGCACGTGGCAGACATTAACGACAACCCTCCTACTTTCCCTCATGCCTCCTACTCAGCGTATATCCTAGAGAACAACCTGAGAGGAGCCTCCATCTTTTCCTTGACTGCACACGACCCCGACAGCCAGGAGAATGCCCAGGTCACTTACTCTGTGACCGAGGACACGCTGCAGGGGGCGCCCCTGTCCTCGTATATCTCCATCAACTCTGACACCGGTGTCCTGTATGCGCTGCAATCTTTCGACTATGAGCAGATCCGAGACCTGCAGCTACTGGTAACAGCCAGCGACAGCGGGGACCCGCCCCTCAGCAGCAACATGTCACTGAGCCTGTTCGTGCTGGACCAGAATGACAACGCGCCCGAGATCCTGTACCCCGCCCTCCCCACAGACGGTTCCACTGGCGTGGAGCTGGCGCCCCGCTCCGCAGAGCGTGGCTACCTGGTGACCAAGGTGGTGGCGGTGGACAGAGACTCGGGCCAGAACGCCTGGCTGTCCTACCGCCTGCTCAAGGCCAGCGAGCCGGGACTCTTCTCGGTGGGTCTGCACACGGGCGAGGTGCGCACGGCGCGAGCCCTGCTGGACAGAGATGCGCTCAAGCAGAGCCTCGTGGTGGCCGTCCAGGACCATGGCCAGCCCCCTCTCTCCGCCACTGTCACGCTCACCGTAGCCGTGGCTGACAGCATCCCCGAAGTCCTGACCGAGTTGGGCAGTCTGAAGCCTTCGGTCGACCCGAACGATTCGAGCCTTACACTCTATCTCGTGGTGGCAGTGGCTGCCATCTCCTGTGTCTTCCTCGCCTTTGTCGCTGTGCTTCTGGGGCTCAGGCTGAGGCGCTGGCACAAGTCACGCCTGCTCCAGGATTCCGGTGGCAGATTGGTAGGCGTGCCTGCCTCACATTTTGTGGGTGTTGAGGAGGTACAGGCTTTCCTGCAGACCTATTCCCAGGAAGTCTCCCTCACCGCCGACTCGCGGAAGAGTCACCTGATCTTTCCCCAGCCCAACTACGCAGACATGCTCATCAGTCAGGAGGGCTGTGAGAAAAATGATTCTTTGTTAACATCCGTAGATTTTCATGAATATAAGAATGAAGCTGATCATGGTCAGGTGAGTTTAGTTCTTTGCTTGCTTTTAATTTCCAGATGA
- the PCDHGB5 gene encoding protocadherin gamma-B5 isoform 2 precursor (isoform 2 precursor is encoded by transcript variant 2) codes for MGSGAGELGRAERLPVLFLFLLSLFCPALCEQIRYRIPEEMPKGSVVGNLATDLGFSVQELPTRKLRVSSEKPYFTVSAESGELLVSSRLDREEICGKKPACALEFEAVAENPLNFYHVNVEIEDINDHTPKFTQNSFELQISESAQPGTRFILEVAEDADIGLNSLQKYKLSLNPSFSLIIKEKQDGSKYPELALEKTLDREQQSYHRLVLTALDGGHPPLSGTTELRIQVTDANDNPPVFNRDVYRVSLRENVPPGTTVLQVSATDQDEGINSEITYSFYRTGQIFSLNSKSGEITTQKKLDFEETKEYSMVVEGRDGGGLVAQCTVEINIQDENDNSPEVTFHSLLEMILENAVPGTLIALIKIHDQDSGENGEVNCQLQGEVPFKIISSSKNSYKLVTDGTLDREQTPEYNVTITATDRGKPPLSSSISVILHIRDVNDNAPVFHQASYLVSVPENNPPGASIAQVCASDLDLGLNGQVSYSIMASDLEPLALASYVSMSAQSGVVFAQRAFDYEQLRTFELTLQARDQGSPALSANVSLRVLVGDRNDNAPRVLYPALGPDGSALFDMVPRAAEPGYLVTKVVAVDADSGHNAWLSYHVLQASEPGLFSLGLRTGEVRTARALGDRDAARQRLLVAVRDGGQPPLSATATLHLVFADSLQEVLPDITDRPVPSDPQAELQFYLVVALALISVLFLLAVILAVALRLRRSSSPAAWSCFQPGLCVKSGPVVPPNYSQGTLPYSYNLCVAHTGKTEFNFLKCSEQLSSGQDILCGDSSGALFPLCNSSESTSHPELVSFIYVYSFSLPTQFSVFT; via the coding sequence ATGGGGAGCGGCGCCGGGGAGCTGGGCCGGGCTGAGAGGCTGCCAgtgctctttctcttcctgctgtCTTTGTTCTGCCCGGCGCTCTGTGAGCAGATCCGCTACAGGATTCCCGAGGAAATGCCCAAGGGCTCCGTAGTGGGGAACCTCGCCACGGACCTGGGGTTCAGCGTCCAGGAGTTACCGACTCGAAAACTGCGCGTCAGTTCGGAGAAGCCTTACTTCACCGTGAGCGCAGAGAGCGGGGAGTTGCTTGTGAGCAGCAGGCTAGACAGGGAGGAGATATGCGGGAAGAAGCCAGCTTGTGCTCTGGAATTTGAGGCTGTTGCTGAAAATCCACTGAACTTTTATCACGTGAATGTGGAGATCGAGGACATTAATGACCACACGCCAAAATTCACGCAAAATTCCTTTGAGCTGCAAATAAGTGAGTCTGCACAGCCTGGCACAAGATTTATACTAGAAGTAGCAGAAGATGCAGATATTGGCTTAAACTCTCTGCAGAAGTATAAACTCTCTCTTAACCCAAGTTTCTCATTAATAATTAAGGAGAAACAGGATGGTAGTAAATACCCGGAACTGGCACTGGAGAAAACCTTAGACCGGGAACAACAGAGTTACCATCGTTTAGTCCTGACTGCCTTGGACGGTGGACATCCACCCCTAAGCGGCACCACTGAGCTCCGGATCCAGGTAACCGACGCCAATGATAATCCCCCGGTATTCAACCGAGACGTGTACAGAGTCAGCCTTCGGGAAAACGTGCCACCAGGCACCACTGTGTTGCAAGTGTCAGCCACTGACCAAGACGAGGGCATCAACTCAGAAATTACTTATTCCTTCTACAGAACCGGGCAAATCTTTAGTCTGAATTCAAAGAGCGGAGAAATTACCACTCAAAAGAAACTGGATTTTGAAGAGACCAAGGAATATTCAATGGTTGTAGAAGGGAGGGATGGTGGTGGACTGGTTGCACAATGTACAGTTGAAATTAATATTCAAGATGAAAATGACAATAGCCCAGAAGTTACATTCCATTCTCTACTTGAAATGATTCTGGAAAACGCGGTGCCTGGAACACTAATTGCTTTGATCAAAATACATGACCAAGATTCTGGGGAAAATGGGGAGGTTAATTGTCAATTACAAGGCGAAGTCCCTTTTAAGATTATCTCTTCATCCAAAAATTCGTATAAGTTGGTAACAGATGGAACCCTAGACCGAGAGCAAACCCCGGAGTACAATGTCACCATCACAGCCACAGACAGGGGCAAGCCGCCCCTCTCCTCCAGCATAAGCGTCATCCTACATATCAGAGACGTCAACGATAACGCTCCGGTTTTCCACCAGGCGTCCTACTTAGTCAGTGTACCCGAAAACAACCCTCCTGGGGCCTCCATCGCGCAAGTCTGCGCCTCGGACCTGGACTTGGGGTTGAACGGCCAAGTCTCCTACTCTATCATGGCCAGCGACCTAGAGCCTCTGGCACTGGCCTCTTACGTGTCCATGAGCGCGCAAAGTGGGGTGGTGTTCGCGCAGCGCGCCTTTGACTACGAGCAGCTGCGCACCTTCGAACTCACACTACAGGCCCGCGACCAGGGCTCGCCTGCGCTCAGCGCAAACGTGAGCCTGCGCGTGTTGGTGGGCGACCGAAACGACAACGCACCGCGGGTGCTGTACCCCGCGCTGGGTCCCGACGGCTCTGCGCTCTTCGATATGGTGCCGCGCGCTGCAGAGCCCGGCTACCTGGTGACCAAGGTAGTGGCCGTGGACGCAGACTCAGGACACAACGCCTGGCTGTCCTACCACGTGCTGCAGGCTAGCGAGCCCGGGCTCTTCAGCCTGGGGCTGCGCACAGGAGAGGTGCGCACAGCGCGTGCCTTGGGCGACAGGGACGCGGCCCGCCAGCGCCTGCTGGTTGCTGTGCGTGATGGTGGACAGCCGCCACTCTCCGCCACCGCCACGCTGCACTTGGTCTTTGCTGACAGCTTGCAGGAGGTGCTGCCGGATATCACTGACCGCCCTGTACCCTCTGACCCCCAGGCTGAGCTGCAGTTTTACCTAGTGGTGGCCTTGGCCTTGATCTCAGTGCTCTTCCTCCTGGCCGTGATTCTGGCCGTTGCCTTGCGCCTGCGACGCTCCTCCAGCCCTGCCGCCTGGAGCTGCTTCCAACCTGGTCTCTGTGTCAAGTCTGGACCTGTGGTTCCCCCCAACTACAGTCAGGGGACTTTGCCTTATTCCTACAACCTATGTGTTGCACATACAGGAAAGACGGAGTTTAATTTCCTAAAATGTAGTGAGCAATTGAGTTCAGGACAAGACATACTTTGTGGTGATTCATCTGGGGCCTTATTTCCACTTTGTAATTCCAGCGAGTCGACTTCCCATCCTGAGTTGGTGAGTTTCATTTATGTCTATTCTTTTTCATTACCCAcccaattttctgtatttacaTGA